A genomic region of Pseudoalteromonas piscicida contains the following coding sequences:
- a CDS encoding AI-2E family transporter, with product MSSLTGINKTLVVLASLFLVLGGIKLASEIVVPFILAAFIAIICNPMLKFLARFKIPKGLAILVIIALVILIGASIGGLVGQSVNDFSKQLPTYKEDLQEKFVWLVSTAANYNILLDKQQLISMLDPNKLIDVATNMLTGFGGVMANSFLILLIVVFMLFEAPSLGHKVHLALDDPEMKMQQIDRFLDSINSYLAIKTLVSLATGVVAAVFLWALGVDYFVLWGVVAFLLNYIPNIGSIIAAVPPVLLALVTQEPLVSGIVAVGYICINTLMGNIIEPRFMGRGLGLSTLVVFLSLIFWGWLLGTVGMLLSVPLTMVVKIALETSEEGKWLAILLGSEQPDNKTS from the coding sequence GTGTCTTCACTGACTGGAATAAACAAAACGCTGGTGGTTTTGGCCTCGCTATTTTTAGTGTTAGGTGGTATCAAGCTTGCGTCTGAGATTGTCGTGCCGTTTATATTAGCTGCATTTATTGCGATTATCTGTAATCCCATGCTCAAGTTTTTGGCTCGCTTTAAAATACCAAAAGGGCTGGCCATTCTGGTGATTATCGCACTTGTGATTTTAATAGGTGCAAGTATTGGTGGGCTTGTTGGGCAATCAGTCAATGATTTCTCCAAGCAGCTGCCAACTTATAAAGAAGATTTACAAGAAAAGTTCGTTTGGTTGGTCAGTACTGCCGCAAACTACAATATCTTATTGGATAAACAACAACTTATTAGCATGCTAGACCCAAATAAGCTAATCGATGTGGCCACCAATATGTTAACTGGCTTTGGTGGTGTGATGGCAAATAGCTTTTTAATTTTGCTTATCGTCGTCTTCATGCTTTTTGAGGCACCTTCTTTGGGCCACAAAGTGCATCTTGCCCTAGACGATCCAGAGATGAAAATGCAGCAAATTGATAGATTTTTAGATTCTATCAATAGCTATTTGGCGATTAAAACGCTTGTGTCATTGGCGACAGGTGTCGTAGCGGCTGTTTTTTTATGGGCGTTAGGTGTTGATTACTTCGTGCTTTGGGGCGTAGTTGCATTTTTGCTTAACTATATTCCAAACATAGGTTCAATCATTGCGGCTGTGCCGCCTGTTTTATTGGCCTTAGTGACACAAGAACCATTGGTGAGTGGTATTGTCGCGGTGGGTTACATTTGTATTAATACCTTAATGGGCAATATTATTGAGCCGAGGTTTATGGGTCGAGGGTTAGGTTTATCGACTTTAGTCGTGTTTCTCTCGTTAATCTTTTGGGGCTGGTTACTAGGAACTGTGGGAATGCTGCTTTCTGTGCCACTTACCATGGTTGTGAAAATTGCTCTTGAAACCAGTGAAGAGGGTAAGTGGCTTGCAATCCTTCTCGGTTCAGAACAACCCGATAATAAAACATCTTAA
- a CDS encoding TIGR01777 family oxidoreductase, whose amino-acid sequence MNIFITGATGLIGKKLCQFLVHKHNLIVLTRSPSKAANLLPSGVNCVTDTDDVDFNELDAVINLAGEPIANGRWSKEKKQEIYNSRIKITEQIVAAINTATSTPKVFISGSAIGFYGRQPDNLTITEDFKDYHDEFSHRLCKDWEDTAFRAESSHTRVCILRTGIVLSKSGGALAKMLPPFRFGVGGPIGSGRQVMSWIHIDDMIQAIMYLLKHDEISGVINATAPNPVSNKQFSQALARAISRPCLFTVPPFVFKLAYGEMSELLLYGQCVVPKKLLDVGYRFRHDHIEGALSALNL is encoded by the coding sequence ATGAATATATTTATAACAGGCGCAACAGGATTAATTGGTAAAAAGCTATGCCAATTTTTAGTACACAAACATAATCTGATTGTACTGACCCGTTCGCCTTCAAAAGCTGCAAACCTATTACCAAGTGGGGTTAATTGCGTCACCGATACCGATGATGTCGACTTTAATGAGCTTGATGCGGTCATTAATCTTGCGGGTGAACCAATAGCCAATGGCCGGTGGAGCAAAGAGAAAAAACAAGAGATCTACAATAGCCGGATAAAAATCACTGAGCAAATCGTTGCAGCGATAAATACTGCGACGTCAACGCCCAAGGTGTTTATTTCAGGTAGTGCAATAGGTTTTTATGGACGCCAACCGGATAACTTGACCATCACTGAAGATTTCAAGGATTACCATGATGAATTCTCTCATAGGCTGTGCAAAGATTGGGAAGATACCGCCTTTAGAGCCGAGTCCAGCCATACTAGAGTCTGCATCTTAAGAACAGGCATTGTGCTTTCAAAATCGGGAGGGGCTTTGGCAAAAATGTTGCCGCCTTTTCGGTTTGGCGTTGGCGGTCCGATTGGTTCTGGAAGACAGGTGATGTCTTGGATCCATATCGACGATATGATTCAGGCAATAATGTATCTACTTAAACATGACGAGATCAGCGGCGTTATTAATGCTACAGCCCCTAACCCAGTATCAAATAAGCAATTTTCTCAAGCCTTAGCACGCGCTATCTCACGCCCTTGCCTATTTACCGTACCACCGTTTGTCTTCAAATTGGCATATGGTGAAATGTCAGAATTGCTATTGTACGGCCAATGCGTCGTACCAAAAAAACTTCTCGATGTAGGTTATCGATTCCGCCACGATCACATTGAAGGTGCCTTGAGCGCACTTAACTTATAA
- a CDS encoding transglycosylase SLT domain-containing protein, protein MRKSVYSFLVMALSAIPSAVASQAQLFEELSEKMSRWQTSEPSDEELSEFEQYKRQQLSEFADYVEEHFEEYDAFRDNVIQQWGDITVSDQAAFVTYSDDLSSRMVVDFEANELVVSIRHVADEKVSQAQLQALYKEFIAKDRAVIDVFNADTLAVNQSETTKREVDNAARAKALIAAKKQIDSQFEQQQRYIERQTDEAIIDGEDTKLAEAQQQAQQKKLELLKQKRLKKLLETASNTDKSEATVVSEIVLKLPKQTELSKHRAERYVSQVNAQAKRFDIEPSLIFAVMHTESHFNPMAKSHIPAFGLMQIVPTSAGVDVNRMLYNRDEPMSAPYLYVTDNNIEAGTAYLNILDKRYLSKIHNPLSRKYCIIAAYNAGAGNVARVFNADDSRSITKAAKIINSLSPENVLAALDNSLPYDETKHYLDKVLTREKLYIAPEEGIAQKL, encoded by the coding sequence ATGCGCAAATCGGTATACTCATTTTTAGTCATGGCGTTAAGTGCCATTCCAAGTGCGGTGGCGAGTCAAGCCCAGCTTTTTGAAGAGCTGTCAGAGAAAATGTCACGTTGGCAAACCTCCGAGCCTAGTGATGAAGAGCTGAGCGAGTTTGAGCAATATAAACGCCAACAATTAAGTGAGTTTGCTGATTATGTCGAAGAGCATTTTGAAGAGTACGATGCCTTTCGTGATAACGTGATCCAACAGTGGGGAGATATAACTGTTTCTGATCAAGCCGCATTTGTCACCTACAGTGATGATTTATCATCCAGAATGGTTGTCGACTTTGAAGCCAATGAGCTGGTCGTAAGCATTAGGCATGTGGCAGATGAAAAGGTATCGCAGGCTCAACTTCAAGCCCTATATAAAGAATTTATCGCGAAAGACCGTGCAGTAATTGATGTATTTAATGCTGATACGCTCGCGGTAAACCAAAGTGAAACAACAAAACGTGAAGTGGATAACGCTGCTCGTGCAAAAGCGTTGATCGCAGCGAAAAAGCAAATAGATAGCCAATTCGAACAACAGCAACGTTATATAGAACGCCAGACGGATGAGGCCATCATTGATGGCGAAGATACAAAACTTGCAGAGGCTCAACAACAAGCGCAACAGAAAAAGCTTGAACTGTTAAAGCAAAAACGTCTTAAAAAGCTATTAGAAACTGCAAGTAATACCGATAAAAGTGAAGCAACAGTCGTATCTGAAATCGTGCTTAAGCTACCCAAACAGACTGAACTTTCCAAGCATCGAGCAGAACGTTATGTTAGCCAAGTGAATGCACAAGCGAAGCGCTTTGACATTGAGCCAAGTTTAATTTTTGCGGTTATGCATACCGAAAGCCACTTTAACCCAATGGCAAAGTCACACATTCCTGCGTTTGGTTTGATGCAGATAGTACCCACGAGTGCGGGTGTTGATGTGAATCGTATGTTGTACAATCGCGATGAACCGATGTCGGCGCCTTATTTATATGTGACGGACAATAATATTGAAGCGGGGACCGCTTACCTGAATATTCTCGATAAACGCTACCTGAGTAAAATACATAACCCACTTAGTCGTAAGTATTGCATCATTGCGGCTTACAATGCGGGAGCTGGCAATGTTGCCCGTGTGTTTAATGCTGATGACTCAAGATCCATCACAAAAGCAGCAAAGATCATTAATTCACTCTCGCCAGAAAACGTACTAGCGGCGCTAGACAATAGTTTACCGTACGATGAAACCAAACATTATCTGGACAAAGTCTTAACGCGAGAAAAGCTCTATATAGCGCCAGAAGAAGGTATTGCACAAAAGTTATAA
- a CDS encoding LPP20 family lipoprotein: MKAKQLLISMAVIGILSACSSSKDDAASSPRVNIPEWVLNPTIEDGIAAADCVKYSGNISIDQKMAVANARLALAQQIETRIEGLDKTFANRTDANEDTTVGATFSSVSKQLTKQTLNGSRIVKADVIDISGKDYFCALTTLSPDQTKELFKDLIKESKRSVNPQDEKFLYQEFKAYKAEKDLEKEIARLTN; the protein is encoded by the coding sequence ATGAAAGCAAAACAACTACTTATATCAATGGCCGTTATAGGGATACTATCGGCTTGTAGTTCAAGTAAAGACGATGCGGCTTCAAGTCCAAGAGTTAATATTCCAGAATGGGTTCTCAATCCAACAATCGAAGATGGTATAGCTGCAGCAGATTGTGTGAAATACTCGGGCAATATTTCAATCGATCAAAAGATGGCGGTTGCAAATGCACGTCTTGCTCTTGCTCAACAGATTGAAACACGCATCGAAGGCCTTGATAAGACATTCGCGAACCGTACAGATGCAAACGAGGACACAACGGTAGGCGCAACCTTTAGCTCTGTATCCAAACAACTTACTAAACAAACATTAAATGGCTCCCGTATCGTTAAGGCCGATGTTATCGATATTTCTGGTAAAGACTATTTCTGTGCATTGACGACGTTATCACCTGATCAGACTAAAGAGCTTTTCAAAGATTTGATCAAAGAAAGTAAGCGTAGTGTAAACCCTCAGGATGAAAAGTTTTTATATCAAGAATTTAAAGCTTACAAAGCGGAAAAAGATCTTGAGAAGGAAATTGCAAGGCTAACTAATTAA
- a CDS encoding penicillin-binding protein activator LpoB, with amino-acid sequence MKPKFAVKLVVPMIIASSAAMTGCSSTTKVSRVDTNEEIALSDKWNAKDSQLVAEAMISDMLGFPWVREHRAKEGTRPAIIIQSVRNKSHQHIAVDTFLNDLKRAILRSGQADFVANRYVRDEIREERRDQELNSSLETRNEIGQEQGADYALSGTINSFVDEQGGSRVTFYQVDLRLIDMTTNREVWNGQKKIQKLQERSGYGF; translated from the coding sequence ATGAAGCCTAAATTTGCAGTTAAATTAGTTGTCCCAATGATCATCGCGTCTAGCGCAGCGATGACGGGTTGTTCTTCAACAACCAAAGTGAGTCGCGTGGACACCAATGAAGAAATAGCGCTTTCAGATAAATGGAATGCCAAAGACTCTCAGTTAGTTGCTGAAGCAATGATAAGCGATATGCTCGGCTTCCCTTGGGTACGTGAACACCGTGCCAAAGAAGGCACTCGACCCGCTATCATTATTCAATCTGTTCGTAACAAGTCGCATCAGCATATTGCAGTTGACACTTTTTTGAATGACCTCAAGCGCGCTATATTGCGAAGCGGGCAAGCTGACTTCGTCGCAAACCGCTATGTACGAGATGAAATTCGTGAGGAAAGGCGAGACCAAGAGCTTAATTCAAGCCTCGAAACTCGTAATGAGATCGGCCAAGAGCAAGGTGCTGATTATGCACTATCCGGCACAATTAACTCATTTGTTGATGAACAAGGTGGAAGTCGAGTCACTTTCTACCAAGTAGATCTTCGATTAATAGACATGACGACTAACCGAGAGGTGTGGAATGGACAGAAGAAGATTCAAAAACTTCAAGAGCGCAGCGGGTATGGTTTCTAA
- a CDS encoding type 2 periplasmic-binding domain-containing protein, whose protein sequence is MKKLFLLTLLCSAFSCLAVDVIVNPANTSTLDENEIKQIFIGKSKSFSDGSKALPITQADGSTVTDEFNEKVLNKSSSQLKAYWSKLVFTGKGTPPKEAADDAEVLKLVASNPNLIGFVSSGAADSSVKVVKSF, encoded by the coding sequence ATGAAAAAATTATTTTTACTTACTCTACTTTGCAGCGCTTTTAGTTGCCTAGCCGTGGATGTCATTGTCAACCCTGCCAATACTTCTACACTTGATGAGAATGAAATTAAGCAAATTTTTATCGGTAAATCAAAATCATTCTCCGATGGCTCTAAAGCACTTCCGATAACTCAGGCTGATGGCTCAACGGTAACCGATGAGTTTAATGAAAAGGTACTTAATAAGTCATCAAGTCAACTTAAAGCTTATTGGTCAAAATTAGTATTTACTGGAAAAGGGACACCGCCAAAAGAAGCCGCCGATGATGCTGAGGTACTTAAACTCGTTGCGAGTAACCCTAACCTAATTGGGTTTGTGTCTTCGGGAGCCGCAGATAGCAGCGTTAAAGTGGTGAAGTCATTTTAG